One Glycine soja cultivar W05 chromosome 7, ASM419377v2, whole genome shotgun sequence genomic window, TCTTCACCCACAATTTCTTCCATTTCCTCTTCTGATCTTGACACTGAGGTATCATCAAATTCACATTCACACCCCCTCAccctttttaattttcaaaaaaaaaaaaaactccaattTTTTCCACAGCCCagaatttcttttttctaaattttcctttttccacgagaaaataatcaaaagtttaatttttaatttgtgggGTTTTTGAATGATAGTCCACCGGATCATTCTTCCATGACAGAAGCACCACATTGGGGACACTAATGGGAGTGAACTTCCCCACCATTGCATTCAGAGTCCCATCGCAGCATCGGAACCCTAATTCCGCCGCCGAGGCCGCCAGCGGAGCAAGGAGGACTGCCGCCGCaaccaagaagaagaaaaaggctaATTCCGCCGCAACGACGGCGGAGAGACGGCGGAGGTGGTGGCAGCTCTGCCGCGACGGCGACGCCAGGCCGGCGTCTCTCGGCGAGTTTCTGGAGGTGGAGCGGCGGTTCGGCGACGGCGCGTTCTACGGAACGGCGGCGGAGCTCGAGGGGATGGTCGCCGGCAACCAGCAGAGGAACGGCAGCAGGGTGCTCTTCTCCGACGGGAGGGTTCTTCCGCCGCAGGCAGACGTAGACGACGGAGCACCGCCGCCGGAGAGCCTCTGTAATCGGTTTCCGGTGTCGCTTGCCGGAATTTGCAGCGGCGGCGCGGCGTAGTGTTGTATAATAagggttttcaatttttatttttttaattttatttttttaaagaaaggaaaattttgtggctttattttgattttttgtaataatttttgggGATTGTTTGGTTGTGACCTAATTGGAAGATTAGGAATGTTTTTGTCTGTGGCTTACGTGCAAAACACAAGCTTTGCCTTTTACCTTTTTGGGCGTTTCACTTTTtctacttttgtttttcttttaataattattatggtTTTGGTGGTCAAacgtaataattatatattattcatattaTTAATACACAGACATTAGGGGGT contains:
- the LOC114418822 gene encoding uncharacterized protein At3g17950-like produces the protein MLDPATELVPPPSSPTISSISSSDLDTESTGSFFHDRSTTLGTLMGVNFPTIAFRVPSQHRNPNSAAEAASGARRTAAATKKKKKANSAATTAERRRRWWQLCRDGDARPASLGEFLEVERRFGDGAFYGTAAELEGMVAGNQQRNGSRVLFSDGRVLPPQADVDDGAPPPESLCNRFPVSLAGICSGGAA